The Patescibacteria group bacterium genome has a segment encoding these proteins:
- a CDS encoding NUDIX domain-containing protein codes for MPKKDHNFNVGLKAFIRKGDSFLALKDAYSEFWDIPGGRIEGSEIDQPVTECLRRELLEELGINLCIEVNELFDVCKFRVQSNNKIAPNLNLFLVFYTATFQSGDIILNEESVKYEWLNNLTYHSCNFGSQNKVVDAYVSKFLPA; via the coding sequence ATGCCCAAAAAAGATCATAATTTCAACGTCGGCTTGAAGGCATTCATTCGAAAAGGTGATTCATTTTTGGCCCTTAAAGATGCCTATAGTGAATTCTGGGATATTCCCGGTGGCCGGATCGAGGGTTCGGAGATCGATCAACCGGTAACCGAGTGCCTACGCCGCGAATTACTGGAAGAGTTAGGCATTAATCTATGTATAGAAGTAAACGAGCTTTTTGATGTCTGCAAATTCCGCGTCCAATCAAATAATAAAATCGCGCCTAACCTAAATCTATTTTTGGTTTTTTATACGGCCACATTTCAATCTGGAGATATTATTCTCAACGAAGAATCAGTAAAATACGAATGGCTAAACAATCTTACTTATCATTCGTGCAATTTTGGAAGTCAGAATAAGGTTGTAGACGCATACGTTTCCAAATTCCTGCCGGCTTAA